The window ataatttataacaataaattttcaattgttacagttaatttttacttacaattaaattatcactgATGCCGGTTGTTAATGAAAAACGTAgcgacaaaaataaataataaaaaaatcgttcAAGATCTTAAAATAACgtcaattattttcaccagctGTTGAGTATGTTGGAGCACAGAATTGCACAGAAATCAGAATGTAACCTCAAGTCTCAAGACACCCAggcaaacaaaaaatacaaaaaaaaatatacatgtatgttggaatttctttgaaaaaaaaaaaaaattattgttattttttttataaattttttttggagtgATTTTATCCAGTTGGTTGAAGCAAcgttaaacattattttttatgtttatgatCCATATGATTGCATATGATCCAAGCAATTTGTGTACTCCAAAAGTAAAttcacaataataaataacaaataattaaacaaaatgccGTTTATGATAGGAAAATCTCCAGTAAGAAGAACacttcaatatttaaatgctGGAAGATTAGTTTTAAAAGACagtattgaaatattttcattgaattataaTACAAGTGGAGATCATCATGAAGGAgcaaggtaaatatttttcaggttataatattaattgattaattaaatgaatcaaatattaattaataattgtcaatgatTTGTTTTAGACAATTTGTCTTCTGGAATATTCCACaagtacaatataaaaatccaAAAGTTCAAGttgttttacataaaaatttgacaCCAACACCATTCATCAAGTGTTACtacagtaattattatttaaattattaacaacaactaaaattaattataaaaatgaatgatttattaaataatgtattaattatttacagaaagtggaaaaaaaatgttaattgatgttgataataaaacaaatgatgaaataataaatcatcttATTGATGTTATTGGTAAATCAAAGGAGACACTTAGAAAAGAAGCTGAAGCAgctgttaaaaaagaaaatccaGCAAATATTGGTAATGGATGTAGTAAACATTGTATTTGTGAAGTACCTGGACAATTACCATGTCCAAGTATTGTTCCTTTGCCTCTTCATATGAGAGGAAAACATTTTCTTAATCCTGATTCTGAACATTACAATAAAGAATCAAAACGCatgactaaataaataaaataaaatttatcaaaaaattattattattttatttttaagtactCTTTAcaaattcatattattaaaaaaaaattttgataaattaatattttaaaaaatattttatctcaaTAAATTACTCAagcataaaataattgaattattcttatttttttttttttttttcgttaccaagttattttttctcattatatgaaaattaaaatattatttaaacaataattaaaatgaataataaaaaaaattataaagtacGGAGTATTTTTGTCATGATtttgatgtaaaatttttttaaaaaattatatttcatttaaaggATCAATCCttgtattttgtaatttaaaaaaagaagcatTTATTATCTTCTTGGCCTTGAACGTGAATAAGGACGGTTTTGATAATGCCTATAATATTGATAACGGTATCTATTTGACGATGTTTTTTGACAATCTGATGTTGATTGTTGGCTTGGTTCAGAGACTGTTATGCCAAATTGTGGTTTGTTTAAATCAAAATCATCTTGTCGTTCttccattaattttaattttgcttcAATAGCTTGTATTGTTGTTTGTCgactgaaataaaataatataaataaatttaaaataaacatatattaataatcttgattaataattttaccttaTTTTAACATCTTCTTTTTTAGCACCAGCAAGAGctgtaatttcaatttttggcttttcttttttcatatcactctacaaaattaaaatataaattaattcatgtaaatttattaacaaaaaaatattcataataattaattacctcTGAAACATTGTGAGCCCATCTAAGTACAACATTTTTAGATCCTAATTTGGCATtgttaagtatatttttagcaCTAATAGCAGCATCAACATTTGTATACGTCACAAATGCATATCCTCTTGGTTGACCAGCTTGTGGTCCAGATCGATGAAACAGcaaatcaaatttttcaatatcaccATATTGTTGAAGGATTTTTAATAGTTGATAccggtaaaaataaataacatattaaTCTAGCATTATTTtccttattaatttatattatcattaattttatttgttatactTACTCATTAATTCTTAGATCCAAATTTCCTACCCATAATCTTCTATCCTCAACAGCACTAGATTTTATTGGCTCAAGTGGAAGAGGTATATTTGGATCCagcttgaataattaatatttattaacataaacaattgtaatattaataacaaatgtaaatttataataggtatatttattgttgatgataaaatactaaccgacatttttatatttgtttttcttttatatacaagtacttgattgatttttaaagctattattatatttttagcatattttaattatttttagctagatgtaaaaataatatttatgataacaaacaacaacaacaacaataaggcatatataaacaatatgtaGACATTACAGATTTACAGTTTTACCAACAacttaaggaaaaaaaaaaaggctataTTCACTTGTCGTGACGTTAGTCATATTAgatttgtcgaaaaaaaaatagagagactgctctttttctctctctctcgttTTTCTACATGTGTCCGATcgttattacaaaaaaaaaataataaacacacatgcataaaaaaataaaactttaagaaaaaataaataatttatcggGAGTGTTAGATAttgtgattaattattaatttcttccAATAATTAAATGGCAGGTCCTTCAAGTTCACAGACACAAACAGAGACTGTTTTGCAAGAAGATGTCGTCGATTCAAATCAGGTATGACATTATCATTAACCAGATTTTAAACGTAATaagtataaacaaaaaaaaataaaataaaaaaaaaaaaacacatacatCTGatagcaaataaataaattcttgacacatttaattatcttttttttatgtttacttatacattgtaaatttttgttttaaaaaaataaacattaacattattttaaattaattattgttaaaaaaaactatcaacatgttaaaaataaataaaacttgtaatatttattggttaaaaacaatgaaaaatattttatatcaacaagCTTGTAGCAATAgtacaaattcaataattgataaatcaccATTATCTGGTATTCGTGTACTTGATTTAACAAGAATTGTTGCTGGTCCATATT is drawn from Aphidius gifuensis isolate YNYX2018 linkage group LG3, ASM1490517v1, whole genome shotgun sequence and contains these coding sequences:
- the LOC122851516 gene encoding probable 28S ribosomal protein S25, mitochondrial translates to MPFMIGKSPVRRTLQYLNAGRLVLKDSIEIFSLNYNTSGDHHEGARQFVFWNIPQVQYKNPKVQVVLHKNLTPTPFIKCYYKSGKKMLIDVDNKTNDEIINHLIDVIGKSKETLRKEAEAAVKKENPANIGNGCSKHCICEVPGQLPCPSIVPLPLHMRGKHFLNPDSEHYNKESKRMTK
- the LOC122851515 gene encoding probable RNA-binding protein 18, with protein sequence MSLDPNIPLPLEPIKSSAVEDRRLWVGNLDLRINEYQLLKILQQYGDIEKFDLLFHRSGPQAGQPRGYAFVTYTNVDAAISAKNILNNAKLGSKNVVLRWAHNVSESDMKKEKPKIEITALAGAKKEDVKISRQTTIQAIEAKLKLMEERQDDFDLNKPQFGITVSEPSQQSTSDCQKTSSNRYRYQYYRHYQNRPYSRSRPRR